The Lewinellaceae bacterium genome has a segment encoding these proteins:
- a CDS encoding C40 family peptidase encodes MTYAICSVSTAPVRNTSSHRSEMISQLLFGELVEVLEIKGRQWVKTRGCDDNFVGWVASNQIEMVTPSEYETYRDHFAFVFDFFHPAHAENHFLPLMIGSRLPNFDGMQFSVGSMNYTFSGRAVYPQDAQRDPAILVKLAKMYLNVPFLWGGRSASGIDASGFTQVICRMSGLQLPREADEQIYAGENVGFIEHALAGDLAFFENSRGRISHVGIMLEDKQIIHAFGKVRIDPIDHFGIFNPKLKRYTHKLRLIKRVFAPKPSNENTITRRAVGEATQIELF; translated from the coding sequence ATGACTTACGCAATTTGTTCTGTAAGTACGGCGCCTGTCCGCAATACTTCTTCTCATAGAAGTGAGATGATTTCCCAGCTTTTATTTGGGGAGTTGGTTGAAGTCCTTGAAATAAAAGGACGCCAATGGGTGAAGACCAGGGGTTGTGATGACAACTTCGTCGGCTGGGTGGCGAGCAATCAGATAGAGATGGTTACCCCTTCCGAGTATGAAACTTACCGGGATCATTTTGCTTTTGTTTTTGATTTTTTCCATCCCGCTCATGCCGAGAATCATTTTCTGCCCCTCATGATTGGTTCCCGTTTGCCTAATTTTGACGGAATGCAGTTTTCTGTCGGATCCATGAATTATACTTTCAGCGGTCGTGCTGTTTATCCACAGGATGCCCAGCGTGACCCTGCCATTTTGGTCAAACTGGCCAAAATGTATCTCAATGTTCCTTTTCTTTGGGGCGGACGTTCCGCCTCAGGCATTGATGCTTCAGGGTTTACCCAGGTGATTTGCCGGATGAGCGGATTGCAATTGCCGCGCGAAGCCGACGAACAAATTTATGCAGGCGAAAATGTTGGGTTTATCGAACATGCCCTTGCGGGCGATCTCGCCTTTTTCGAAAACAGCCGTGGACGTATCAGCCACGTCGGTATTATGCTGGAAGATAAACAGATCATCCATGCCTTTGGCAAAGTGCGCATCGACCCTATCGACCATTTCGGGATTTTTAACCCCAAGCTCAAACGTTACACTCATAAATTAAGGCTTATCAAAAGAGTTTTTGCTCCGAAACCGTCGAATGAAAATACCATTACCCGCAGGGCAGTGGGAGAGGCGACCCAGATAGAATTGTTTTAA
- a CDS encoding PorP/SprF family type IX secretion system membrane protein: protein MNKITLLLVSLFFISGSAFAQDQDFSQFYASPATLNPALTGAFEGKFRVSFIYRDQWRTVLDDPITTFAAAADFRFNVLKNRSKNKDAAGFGIVFHKDNPGLSFSTNQILLSGAFHKGLSPKGNQYISLGMQLGLAQRNVSYNTLDFHDQFNGTNGYTEPTDEVFPENNFAYGDFNVGLNYSYAPDRRPQIYAGAAMSHILNPEVSFYYNPDEEADFPSNRLFRKYTAYVNFVFPIGDFVKISPRALAYIQGPHFAANAGSNVRLSLSSISGTALHIGSWVRMAGNEQKSVFADAVVFLAGVEYQNFLVGFSYDANLSDLANSRKGQSTFEISVAYLGEYENDLVVCPKF from the coding sequence ATGAACAAAATAACCTTACTGCTCGTCAGCCTTTTTTTTATCAGTGGTTCTGCTTTTGCACAGGATCAGGATTTTAGCCAGTTTTATGCCTCGCCGGCCACTTTGAACCCGGCCCTTACCGGGGCATTTGAGGGGAAATTCCGCGTTTCTTTCATCTATCGCGATCAATGGAGAACCGTCCTGGACGACCCCATCACCACTTTTGCCGCCGCAGCAGATTTCAGGTTCAATGTGTTGAAAAACCGATCTAAAAACAAAGATGCCGCCGGTTTCGGCATCGTTTTCCATAAAGATAACCCCGGCTTAAGCTTTTCTACCAACCAGATATTGTTATCCGGGGCTTTTCATAAAGGGCTCAGCCCTAAAGGAAATCAATATATTTCCCTGGGAATGCAGTTAGGCCTTGCCCAGCGTAATGTCAGTTACAATACCCTGGATTTCCACGACCAGTTTAACGGTACCAATGGTTATACGGAACCTACCGATGAAGTATTTCCTGAGAACAACTTTGCTTACGGCGACTTCAACGTAGGCCTCAATTATTCATACGCTCCTGACCGTCGCCCCCAGATTTATGCCGGAGCAGCAATGAGCCATATCCTAAACCCTGAGGTGAGCTTTTATTACAATCCTGATGAAGAAGCAGATTTCCCTTCCAACAGATTGTTCAGAAAATATACAGCATACGTCAATTTCGTCTTCCCTATCGGAGATTTTGTTAAAATTTCACCCCGGGCACTGGCGTATATACAAGGGCCACACTTCGCCGCCAACGCAGGATCCAATGTTCGTCTTTCACTCAGCTCTATAAGCGGCACAGCCCTCCATATCGGCTCCTGGGTACGTATGGCAGGCAACGAACAAAAAAGCGTATTCGCTGATGCCGTTGTATTCCTGGCAGGGGTCGAGTATCAAAATTTTCTGGTGGGATTTAGTTATGATGCCAACCTATCTGATCTGGCTAATTCACGAAAAGGACAATCGACTTTTGAAATTTCCGTCGCCTACCTCGGTGAATACGAAAATGATTTGGTGGTTTGCCCGAAATTTTAA